One part of the Rutidosis leptorrhynchoides isolate AG116_Rl617_1_P2 chromosome 1, CSIRO_AGI_Rlap_v1, whole genome shotgun sequence genome encodes these proteins:
- the LOC139876850 gene encoding G-type lectin S-receptor-like serine/threonine-protein kinase SD3-1: MLKREKASVFNSIFLLVIIKLSPVVFSQIPLGSRLSVEAKNHWVSPNGDFAIGFFNRFNAYGVGIRISPASIPVEKQPVVWVAGGDLRVGDKSYFELTKNGELALFDSTRGVVVWASNTTDSSIDSAVLQDNGNFILLNKDKNIVWQSFDTPYDTILPGQNLSNNQVLRAAGRNSISSLYTLRIGVVGDLELKWENDVIYWRSTSSSSRTALRAVLDSDGALRLFDQLSSPIWSVFGDDHDEPDVQFRILRLDVDGNLRLHSWSKKSTSWKLVWQAVQNQCDVFATCGVNGICTFNETGFPVCKCPFSLSLLPSTKCLLPYQETCESGSSMIKLDHTSLYAIYPPNETIVTQVSSTQCQNMCQQDHLCTAATFMNDGTAKCRIKKTQYVSGQLGLSVTSVSFVKRCNDPIAVLPNLNKSRPEIPSQNTPLKQDDHKTICVTCVIGVGGGTILLFIVMHFGLMGFWMYRRRLSNLKQGYSSYNKECPNASVFLAFSYGEVKEITGNFNHRVGSNTFKGILPEKQPVLVKDFSTLNVDPRKFRRGILKLGSIHHKNLVRLEGYCCDSSYRFLVYEYLSNGSLGKCLDDPVIGKKLTWRKRLDLCVAVARALSYLHMGCREFIGHGNLDCENIVLDENFDAKVTEFGLSSFLGDRLDEGGGGAIDIRDYGYIVLAVLSGDPKANHNGCDWAYEKWRAGNASVIVDTRIECDVDELERVMRIMFWCLHSDERMRPTMGEVVNVLEGAMVVDPPPPPSVGNKNLVEEEDGSGSESDV, translated from the coding sequence ATGCTTAAAAGGGAGAAGGCATCAGTCTTTAACTCAATCTTTTTACTCGTTATTATCAAGTTATCACCAGTCGTTTTTTCACAAATTCCGttgggttcaagattatcagtggAGGCCAAGAATCATTGGGTGTCACCAAATGGGGATTTCGCTATCGGGTTCTTTAATCGCTTTAATGCATATGGTGTCGGTATCCGTATAAGCCCAGCTTCAATACCAGTTGAGAAACAACCCGTTGTTTGGGTTGCAGGTGGTGACTTAAGAGTAGGAGACAAATCATATTTCGAGCTCACTAAAAATGGAGAATTGGCCCTTTTCGATTCCACAAGAGGAGTTGTTGTTTGGGCAAGCAATACAACAGATTCATCGATTGATTCTGCAGTTCTTCAAGATAACGGAAATTTCATTCTTTTAAATAAAGACAAAAACATTGTTTGGCAAAGTTTTGATACGCCGTATGATACAATTCTCCCGGGCCAAAATTTATCAAACAATCAAGTTCTTCGAGCTGCTGGTAGAAATTCAATTTCGAGTCTTTATACTCTTCGAATTGGTGTCGTTGGTGATCTGGAACTCAAATGGGAAAACGACGTTATATATTGGAGAAGTACATCTTCATCGTCTCGAACAGCTTTACGAGCTGTGCTTGATTCTGATGGAGCCCTTCGACTTTTTGATCAGTTATCAAGCCCGATATGGTCGGTATTTGGTGATGATCATGATGAACCAGATGTTCAGTTTCGGATTCTTCGTTTAGACGTAGATGGAAACCTTCGGTTACACTCATGGTCAAAAAAGTCAACCTCATGGAAACTAGTTTGGCAAGCTGTTCAGAATCAATGTGATGTGTTCGCAACTTGTGGGGTTAACGGGATTTGTACGTTTAACGAAACGGGCTTTCCTGTTTGTAAATGCCCGTTTTCTTTATCGTTACTTCCTTCGACCAAATGCTTGCTTCCGTATCAAGAAACATGTGAATCGGGTTCTTCGATGATTAAACTCGATCATACTTCGTTGTACGCCATTTACCCACCTAATGAAACGATTGTTACTCAAGTGAGCTCGACGCAGTGTCAAAACATGTGTCAACAAGATCATCTTTGCACTGCCGCAACGTTCATGAATGATGGAACTGCAAAATGCAGAATCAAGAAAACGCAGTACGTTAGTGGTCAACTTGGTTTGTCGGTAACTTCTGTTTCGTTTGTTAAACGATGTAATGATCCTATTGCGGTTCTACCCAATTTGAACAAATCTAGACCTGAGATACCATCACAGAATACGCCGTTAAAACAAGACGATCACAAAACGATTTGTGTTACATGTGTGATTGGAGTTGGTGGTGGTACGATTctcttgtttattgtgatgcatttcGGGCTAATGGGCTTTTGGATGTATCGAAGAAGGCTAAGTAACCTAAAACAAGGTTATTCAAGCTACAATAAAGAGTGTCCTAACGCGAGTGTTTTTCTTGCCTTTTCGTACGGTGAAGTGAAGGAGATTACGGGTAATTTCAACCATCGGGTCGGGTCAAACACATTCAAAGGTATTCTTCCCGAAAAGCAGCCCGTTTTGGTGAAAGATTTTAGCACATTGAATGTGGATCCACGAAAATTTCGACGTGGGATTTTAAAGCTAGGTAGCATTCATCATAAAAACTTGGTTCGATTAGAGGGTTATTGCTGCGACTCAAGTTACAGGTTCTTAGTGTACGAGTACCTAAGTAACGGCTCGCTCGGTAAGTGTTTGGATGACCCTGTTATCGGTAAGAAGCTGACGTGGCGAAAAAGGTTGGACCTTTGTGTAGCGGTTGCAAGGGCACTTTCGTACTTACACATGGGATGCCGAGAGTTTATCGGTCACGGAAATTTGGATTGTGAAAACATTGTTTTGGATGAGAATTTCGATGCTAAAGTGACCGAATTTGGTTTAAGTAGTTTTCTTGGGGACCGATTAGATGAAGGTGGAGGTGGTGCAATTGACATACGAGATTATGGTTACATCGTCCTGGCTGTGTTAAGTGGTGATCCGAAGGCTAACCACAATGGCTGTGACTGGGCGTACGAGAAATGGCGAGCTGGCAACGCGTCAGTGATTGTTGATACGAGAATAGAATGTGATGTTGATGAATTGGAGCGTGTTATGAGAATAATGTTTTGGTGCTTACATTCGGATGAGCGAATGAGGCCGACAATGGGTGAGGTGGTTAACGTTTTAGAGGGTGCAATGGTGGTTGATCCACCGCCACCACCTTCGGTTGGCAATAAGAATCTGGTCGAGGAAGAAGATGGGAGTGGATCGGAGTCGGATGTTTAG